In one Fusarium falciforme chromosome 5, complete sequence genomic region, the following are encoded:
- a CDS encoding NmrA domain-containing protein, with amino-acid sequence MSKILAVFGATGQQGGSVINYVLNDQELSQKYKVRAITRDVNSAKAKELAERVEVVQGDAFDLASLETALAGVHTVFAMTTPAFGPDAFDVEYNSAKRIADVAVEKGVQYIIFSTLPSVTEISGGKYTKIVPFDAKAKAEQYIRSLPVKSAFYRPGSFMENFHSQPFWAPRQAPDGTWVVSTHMSPQTRLPLIDAVGDSGKFVGAVLAEPEKFQGKTLSAATRLYSLEELAATLSKVTGQKVVYEQITPEEFAKQVPIMTEIFVEAFQYYEEFGYFGPDSESLVAWAAENARGKLSTLEEFLEAHPPQLS; translated from the coding sequence ATGTCCAAGATCCTTGCAGTGTTTGGCGCTACTGGTCAGCAGGGCGGCTCAGTCATCAACTACGTGCTCAACGACCAAGAACTCTCCCAAAAATACAAAGTCCGTGCCATCACCCGAGATGTCAActcggccaaggccaaggagctcgcTGAGAGGGTCGAGGTCGTCCAGGGCGATGCTTTTGACCTAGCGTCGCTTGAGACCGCCTTGGCGGGTGTGCACACCGTCTTTGCCATGACCACGCCGGCTTTCGGGCCTGACGCCTTCGATGTCGAATACAACAGTGCCAAAAGAATTGCCGATGTTGCAGTTGAAAAGGGCGTCCAATATATCATCTTCAGCACTCTTCCATCCGTCACAGAGATCTCTGGCGGCAAATACACCAAGATCGTACCCTTTGACGCCAAGGCGAAAGCGGAGCAGTACATTCGCAGTCTTCCCGTAAAGAGCGCCTTTTATCGCCCAGGATCATTTATGGAGAACTTTCATTCTCAGCCCTTCTGGGCCCCCCGGCAAGCTCCCGATGGGACCTGGGTGGTTTCCACCCACATGTCCCCCCAGACTAGACTCCCTTTGATCGACGCCGTCGGAGACTCGGGCAAATTCGTGGGAGCCGTCTTGGCTGAGCCGGAAAAGTTCCAAGGCAAGACGCTGTCGGCCGCCACGAGACTGTACAgtcttgaggagcttgccgCGACCTTGTCTAAGGTGACAGGTCAAAAGGTCGTATACGAGCAGATCACACCGGAAGAATTCGCAAAGCAAGTTCCCATTATGACTGAGATCTTTGTCGAGGCATTCCAGTACTACGAAGAATTTGGCTACTTTGGTCCCGATTCCGAGAGCCTGGTCGCGTGGGCTGCTGAGAACGCCCGGGGCAAGCTCTCCACACTTGAAGAGTTTCTCGaggctcatcctcctcagctGTCATAA
- a CDS encoding CFEM domain-containing protein, which translates to MKTFTFLSLASVAAAQFPLCAVDCFTNVITEHPPLDCTLPDMYYCFCDMSSMQNYFIQCARSDCPDEATANNAIAFGVDLCLELGYTITVPPLTQPTSPATTTSQDPEVTTTTEPEVTPTETDAETSAETSVDAETSSAETTAEETSGAETTGAESTSAEETTGAETTGTEETSGAEETSASETEGETSAVETTGPEPTELTTSTFYATETYTITSCPPEVTKCPVGSVTTETIAISTTVCPVTQKFTTSTVYATEVHTVTKCPPEVTKCPVGSVTTETVAVSTTICPVTEGEEKPTTKPVQPTGPWTCHGCNSTAITVVTKHTTQNPEQPQPTKPAGNGESHETEVHVPSQVPAQPSGAAPSQGEAEPEEPAPTVVSVNMGNSASVSSFLAAAGIAVAVFRLL; encoded by the exons ATGAAGACCTTCACCTTCCTGTCCCTGGCCTCTGTGGCCGCTGCCCAGTTCCCCCTCTGCGCG GTCGACTGCTTCACCAACGTCATCACTGAGCATCCTCCTCTGGACTGCACTCTTCCCGACATGTACTACTGCTTCTGTGACATGTCCAGCATGCAGAACTACTTCATCCAGTGCGCTCGCTCCGACTGCCCTGACGAGGCTACTGCCAACAACGCCATCGCCTTTGGTGTCGACCTCTGCCTTG AGCTCGGTTACACCATCACCGTCCCCCCTCTGACCCAACCTACC AGCcccgccaccaccaccagccagGACCCTGAAGTCACCACTACCACTGAGCCCGAGGTGACTCCTACTGAGACCGATGCCGAGACCTCTGCTGAGACCTCCGTCGACGCCGAGACCTCTTCTGCTGAGACTACTGCCGAGGAGACTTCCGGTGCTGAGACCACCGGTGCCGAGTCCACCAGCGCTGAGGAGACCACTGGCGCTGAGACCACTGGTACTGAGGAGACTTCCGGTGCTGAGGAGACCTCCGCTTCCGAGACCGAGGGCGAGACCTCTGCCGTCGAGACCACCGGTCCCGAGCCCACTGAGCTGACCACCAGCACCTTCTATGCCACCGAGAcctacaccatcaccagctgCCCCCCTGAGGTGACCAAGTGCCCCGTCGGCAGCGTCACCACCGAGACCATCGCTATTTCCACCACTGTCTGCCCCGTCACCCAGAAGTTCACCACCAGCACCGTCTATGCCACCGAGGTCCACACCGTCACCAAGTGCCCTCCCGAGGTGACCAAGTGCCCCGTCGGCAGTGTCACCACTGAGACCGTTGCCGTCTCCACCACCATCTGCCCCGtcaccgagggcgaggagaagcccaCCACCAAGCCCGTCCAGCCCACCGGCCCCTGGACCTGCCACGGCTGCAACTCGACCGCCATCACCGTCGTCACCAAGCACACCACCCAGAACCCcgagcagcctcagcccacCAAGCCCGCTGGAAACGGCGAGTCCCACGAGACCGAGGTCCACGTTCCCTCCCAGGTTCCCGCTCAGCCCTCTGGCGCTGCCCCCAGCCAGGGTGAGGCCGAGCCCGAGGAGCCCGCGCCCACTGTCGTCTCTGTCAACATG GGCAACTCTGCTTCTGTTTCCAGCTTCCTTGCCGCTGCCGGCATTGCTGTCGCTGTCTTCCGCCTCCTTTAA